GTCGTCCAACTGCATGATGGAGACAACGTTTGGATGGCCGCGCGGGCCTTGGTGGCAGGCGAAACGATCGGCAACCTCCGCATCGCAGGGTCCGCCGTTCCCGCCGGACACAAAGTCGCCGCTCAAGCGATTCCCGCCGGCGAATTGGTGATCAAATTTGGCCAGCCGATCGGCAAAGCTTCCTGCGACATCGACGTCGGTGAACACGTGCACTCGCACAATTTGGTCGACGCTCATCAAGTCGACTCGGATTGGCGTTCGCTGGTCGGAACCGCTTTCTCAAAATCCGCTCCCGCGAAAAAGCCAACCGTTCCAGCCGAGAAAACTTGGCAAGGGTTCGTGCGACCGGACGGCCAAGTCGGCACGCGAAATTACGTTCAGATTCTGGCTCGCGTGAATTGCAGTGCGACGGTTTGCCACCATGTCGCGGCCCGGTTTCCTCCCGAACGCTTGGCGGAATTCCCCAACGTGGATGGAATCGCGATCGGAACGCACACGACCGGCTGCGCGCTTCGCTACGCCGGCCAAAAACAACAAATGCTCGGCCGCGTCCTCAAGGGCTACGCCGGGCACGCGAATGTCGGATCCTGCCTGACAATCGGACTGGGATGCGAACAAACGACGCCTGAGTACCTGAGCGAACATCACCAATTGGTCGCGATCTCCGATCCGCGGTCGCTGCCGGTCACCTCGCCCGAATCGGAATCAGTCTCGACGACGATGCTGACCATGCAAGCCGAAGGCGGCACGCGAGCGACGATCGATCGCGCGGAGAAGCATCTGGAAACAATGCTTGAAATCGCCAACCAAAATTCGCGAACCACGGTCCCGGCTCGCCACCTTCGACTCGCTCTGGAGTGCGGCGGCAGCGATGGCCATTCGGGATGGACTGCGAATCCGTTGGTCGGTGCACTCGCCGATCGCATGGTCGCTCACGGGGGCGCGGCGGTACTCAGCGAGACCACCGAACTGATCGGCGCTGAACACTTGCTGGTCGCCCGTTCGCGTGACGAATCGGTGGCCCAGCGTTTGATGGACAAAGTCGATTGGTGGAAGAAACACGTCGCGATGTACGGCGGCGAGATCGACAACAACCCATCGATCGGCAACAAAGCCGGTGGGCTGACCACGATCACCGAAAAATCACTCGGGGCAGTCAGCAAGTCCGGAACTGGGATCCTCGATGGTGTCCTGGACTACGCGGACACGGTGCCCAAGCAA
Above is a genomic segment from Rhodopirellula bahusiensis containing:
- a CDS encoding UxaA family hydrolase, with product MTGTDPQSASTPNPNADAEGPGAAGPTMNDSDGGVPNGTDHGVVQLHDGDNVWMAARALVAGETIGNLRIAGSAVPAGHKVAAQAIPAGELVIKFGQPIGKASCDIDVGEHVHSHNLVDAHQVDSDWRSLVGTAFSKSAPAKKPTVPAEKTWQGFVRPDGQVGTRNYVQILARVNCSATVCHHVAARFPPERLAEFPNVDGIAIGTHTTGCALRYAGQKQQMLGRVLKGYAGHANVGSCLTIGLGCEQTTPEYLSEHHQLVAISDPRSLPVTSPESESVSTTMLTMQAEGGTRATIDRAEKHLETMLEIANQNSRTTVPARHLRLALECGGSDGHSGWTANPLVGALADRMVAHGGAAVLSETTELIGAEHLLVARSRDESVAQRLMDKVDWWKKHVAMYGGEIDNNPSIGNKAGGLTTITEKSLGAVSKSGTGILDGVLDYADTVPKQGLYVMDSPGFDPSSVTGKVAGGCNLVLFTTGRGSCFGGKPVPVIKIASHSTLFHAMRDDMDWNAGQLLEGVSMDELADQLFEELLQLASGTQTASERLGLGDHEFVPWTVGPVL